A part of Aegilops tauschii subsp. strangulata cultivar AL8/78 chromosome 2, Aet v6.0, whole genome shotgun sequence genomic DNA contains:
- the LOC109732902 gene encoding protease Do-like 8, chloroplastic: MHCFACAAPAAAAAARAPGRRFGRRRVVVDCVASADRNVEGTPPRLREACELSEISSKTLLFASKRKILAFSAFCLCLHSSRYLSALALGDPTVKIEDVTPKIFPSGPLFPTEKRITELFETNTYSVVNIFDATLRPQLNVTGVVEIPEGNGSGVVWDASGHIVTNYHVVGNALSKNPKLGEVVARVNILAAEGIQKNFEGILIGADRAKDLAVLKVDAPSDILKPIIVGQSSALKVGQQCLAIGNPFGFDHTLTVGVISGLNRDIFSQAGVTIGGGIQTDAAINPGNSGGPLLDSKGHMIGINTAIFTQTGTSAGVGFAIQSSTILKIVPQLIQSGKVRRAGLNVEFAPDPIAYQLNVRDGALILKVPPGSAVAKAGLVPTGRGFAGNIILGDVIVAVDGKPIKGKSDLLRVLDDYGVGDTVTLTIRRGAETIPIALSLEDASV; this comes from the exons ATGCACTGCTTCGCCTGCGCCGCGCCCGCTGCAGCGGCCGCCGCTCGTGCTCCCGGAAGGCGCTTCGGCCGCCGGAGAGTGGTTGTCGACTGCGTCGCCTCCGCAGACCGCAACGTCGAAGGAACGCCTCCGAG GTTAAGGGAAGCATGTGAACTTTCTGAAATCTCGAGCAAAACACTGTTGTTTGCGTCAAAGAGGAAGATTCTTGCATTTTCGGCCTTTTGCCTTTGCTTACATTCTTCTAGGTACTTATCAG CACTTGCTTTGGGTGACCCAACCGTCAAAATTGAGGATGTTACTCCAAAGATATTTCCATCTGGTCCATTGTTTCCAACCGAG AAAAGGATCACAGAGCTTTTTGAAACAAATACGTACTCAGTGGTCAACATTTTTGATGCGACACTGCGCCCCCAGCTCAATGTAACAGGGGTTGTTGAG ATCCCAGAAGGAAATGGTTCTGGAGTTGTTTGGGATGCGTCTGGTCATATTGTTACAAATTATCATG TGGTTGGCAATGCTCTTTcgaaaaatccaaagcttggtgAAGTTGTCGCACGTGTCAACATTCTTGCTGCCGAAGG GATACAGAAAAATTTCGAAGGAATATTGATTGGTGCAGACCGCGCTAAAGATCTTGCTGTCCTTAAG GTGGACGCCCCTTCAGATATCTTGAAGCCAATTATTGTGGGACAGTCCTCAGCTCTAAAAGTTGGTCAGCAATGCTTAGCAATTGGAAATCCTTTTGGTTTTGACCATACTCTGACTGTTGGTGTTATCAGTGGTTTAAATCGAGATATATTTAGTCAAGCTGGAGTGACAATTGGAGGTGGGATTCAAACAGATGCAGCTATTAACCCTGGGAACAG TGGTGGTCCTTTGCTAGATTCGAAAGGGCACATGATTGGTATCAACACAGCAATTTTTACACAAACAG GAACGTCCGCAGGTGTTGGTTTTGCTATCCAATCGTCAACTATACTCAAAATAGTCCCTCAGTTAATCCAGTCTGGAAAG GTTCGACGTGCTGGCCTGAATGTGGAATTCGCACCAGATCCGATTGCGTATCAGCTTAACGTCCGTGATGGTGCTCTTATACTGAAG GTTCCCCCGGGCAGCGCCGTGGCAAAAGCAGGTCTAGTTCCTACGGGCAGGGGTTTTGCCGGCAATATTATCCTCGGTGACGTCATTGTTGCAGTGGATGGCAAGCCG ATCAAAGGCAAATCTGACCTCCTGAGGGTTCTAGACGACTACGGCGTTGGAGACACGGTGACCCTGACAATCAGAAGAGGCGCCGAGACAATTCCGATAGCCTTGTCGCTGGAAGACGCAAGCGTTTGA